The following are encoded together in the Zingiber officinale cultivar Zhangliang chromosome 8A, Zo_v1.1, whole genome shotgun sequence genome:
- the LOC122008834 gene encoding PP2A regulatory subunit TAP46-like, whose amino-acid sequence MMYLMMMERKKERRGLQQSPYLFVRHGKERRRNAFRGEGETVKGCLEGRAQVSQAHEHKHPPMIFGPASPVGGRLTSERERMQVQVFQPGHRLPTMSKEEAGLCEMEMMKKWHEKNVRIAEEANSSWHKDITAPTDVDDDTEINKGKSMGRLER is encoded by the exons ATGATGTACTTGATGATGATGGAGAGGAAGAAAGAGAG GCGTGGATTACAACAATCTCCTTATCTATTTGTAAG ACATggtaaagaaagaagaagaaatgctTTTCGAGGTGAAGGAGAGACAGTCAAAG GATGTCTTGAGGGCAGGGCCCAGGTTTCCCAAGCACACGAACACAAACACCCACCCATGATTTTTGGACCTGCAAGTCCCGTAGGTGGAAGACTAACAAGTGAGAGAGAAAGAATGCAAGTACAAGTCTTCCAACCTGGTCACAG actACCAACAATGAGTAAAGAGGAAGCTGGATTGTGCGAAATGGAGATGATGAAGAAATGGCATGAAAAGAATGTGAGGATTGCGGAAGAAGCAAACTCATCATGGCACAAGGATATCACTGCACCGACAGATGTGGACGACGACACAGAGATAAATAAAGGCAAGAGCATGGGACGACTGGAAAGATGA
- the LOC122008833 gene encoding uncharacterized protein LOC122008833, producing the protein MSLQWVNISACLRSQKLLPPLSLRPHRLRSLRPSSFNSDRSGRRRVGPRCAMAMEGAAAAAVDQAEVSMKLLFVEMGVGYDQHGQDITAAAMRACRDAISSNSIPAFRRGSIPGVNSDQMKLVIRLGVPRSTQNSLDIERIKSIFPYGEIIKVEVVDGGMICSSGVCLEAMGDKNEDCYIVNAAVYVGY; encoded by the exons ATGTCTTTGCAGTGGGTTAACATCTCTGCTTGTCTTCGctcccaaaagcttcttcctcctctttctcttcgtCCTCACCGTCTTCGATCTCTTCGTCCTTCTTCCTTCAACTCCGACAGGAGCGGAAGAAGGCGCGTCGGTCCACGCTGCGCCATGGCGATGGAAGGTGCCGCCGCGGCAGCAGTGGATCAGGCGGAGGTCTCGATGAAGCTCCTCTTCGTCGAGATGGGCGTCGGTTACGACCAGCACGG GCAAGATATCACCGCCGCTGCGATGCGCGCTTGCCGCGACGCCATCTCTTCCAATTCCATCCCGGCTTTTCGAAGGG GGTCGATTCCGGGTGTTAATTCTGATCAGATGAAGCTCGTGATCAGGTTAGGGGTGCCTCGATCCACCCAGAATTCGCTCGATATCGAAAGGATCAAATCCATCTTCCCATA TGGCGAAATAATCAAGGTGGAGGTTGTCGATGGAGGGATGATTTGCTCGAGCGGCGTCTGCCTCGAAGCGATGGGAGATAAGAACGAAGATTGCTACATTGTGAATGCTGCTGTGTACGTGGGCTACTGA
- the LOC122010762 gene encoding tyrosine N-monooxygenase-like translates to MFFSFTSSIWPHPHGTTATTELLGAAAALLLAASCLYLILRKRGKRLPPGPTPWPLVGSLIPLLRHRPHFRWVMAKADGKDITCIRLGSAHVVVVNSPELACEFLKRHDANFASRPLTVATKHSSRNFLSVIFSPLGPQWKKMRRVIASEVLSSARLRWLSAARAEEADHLTRYLRNLCLAGSVVDIRLAMRYYGGNVIRRMMFGVRHFGVGGPHQGPGEEEVEHVEAAFSMLSVLYAFCPSDFVPWLRCLDMEGHERIAEQAASTVCKYHDPIIDERIEKWRSGEKKEVEDLLDVMISLTNDSGKPILSTEEIKAQCAEFMYAAVDNPSNTAEWLLAHLLKQPDIMRKAVEELDRVVGKERLVVESDFARLPYVKACAREALRLHPVAPFNPPHVAIDDAIVSNYFIPKGSMVLLGRAVLGRNPKVWDDPTQFNPSRHLMDGHQEVELAEPGLRMISFTTGRRQCPGAQLGTAMTYMLVGRVLQAFEWSLPIDETSVDLSEERMSLFKAKPLMACAKIRLPHLLENL, encoded by the exons ATGTTCTTCAGCTTCACCTCCTCCATCTGGCCTCACCCACATGGCACCACCGCCACCACCGAACTCCTCGGCGCTGCCGCTGCCCTCCTCTTGGCCGCAAGCTGCCTCTACTTGATTCTCCGGAAACGGGGCAAACGGCTTCCCCCAGGCCCGACCCCGTGGCCTCTCGTGGGTAGCCTCATCCCGTTGCTCCGGCACCGGCCTCACTTCCGGTGGGTCATGGCCAAGGCGGACGGCAAGGACATCACTTGCATACGCCTGGGGAGCGCCCACGTCGTCGTCGTCAACTCGCCGGAGCTGGCGTGCGAGTTTCTCAAGAGGCACGACGCCAACTTCGCATCGCGGCCGCTCACCGTGGCCACCAAACACTCCAGCCGCAACTTCCTCTCGGTGATCTTCAGCCCGCTGGGTCCACAGTGGAAGAAGATGCGGCGCGTGATCGCGTCCGAGGTGCTGAGCAGCGCGAGGCTGCGCTGGTTGTCAGCGGCGCGGGCTGAGGAGGCCGACCACCTCACTCGGTACCTGCGCAACCTGTGCTTGGCCGGAAGCGTCGTCGACATTCGGCTGGCTATGAGGTACTACGGCGGGAATGTGATCCGGCGGATGATGTTCGGGGTGAGGCACTTCGGGGTCGGCGGCCCGCACCAAGGCCCCGGAGAGGAGGAGGTGGAGCACGTGGAGGCGGCATTCTCGATGCTGTCGGTGCTCTACGCCTTTTGCCCGTCGGACTTCGTGCCGTGGCTGAGATGCTTGGATATGGAAGGCCATGAGAGGATAGCCGAGCAGGCGGCGAGCACCGTCTGCAAGTACCATGATCCGATCATCGATGAAAGGATCGAGAAGTGGAGGAGCGGAGAAAAGAAGGAGGTGGAAGACCTTCTCGACGTCATGATCTCCCTCACCAACGACTCAGGCAAGCCGATTCTCAGCACTGAGGAAATTAAAGCTCAATGCGCG GAGTTCATGTATGCCGCCGTGGACAATCCCTCAAACACAGCAGAGTGGTTATTGGCACACTTGCTGAAACAACCTGACATCATGCGAAAAGCAGTTGAGGAGTTGGATCGGGTGGTCGGCAAGGAGCGGTTAGTAGTCGAATCTGACTTTGCTCGACTCCCTTACGTGAAGGCATGCGCTCGCGAGGCCCTTCGTCTCCACCCGGTCGCACCCTTCAACCCCCCTCACGTAGCCATCGATGACGCGATCGTTTCAAACTACTTCATCCCCAAGGGGAGCATGGTGTTGTTGGGTCGAGCTGTACTCGGGCGAAATCCCAAGGTCTGGGATGATCCGACCCAGTTTAACCCGAGCCGACACTTGATGGATGGACACCAAGAGGTGGAGCTAGCAGAGCCAGGCCTCCGAATGATATCGTTTACCACCGGGCGTCGACAGTGCCCGGGAGCTCAGCTTGGCACAGCCATGACCTACATGTTGGTTGGAAGGGTGCTTCAAGCATTCGAGTGGAGCTTACCTATTGACGAGACTAGCGTCGACCTCTCGGAGGAAAGGATGAGTCTCTTCAAAGCCAAACCTCTAATGGCTTGTGCAAAGATTCGATTGCCACATTTGTTAGAGAATCTAtga